CCAAGTGTacagctggttatggtttggttatcgttatagttaaatcaACAACCCCCAATGTCTTTGATTAATTGTCTACTTTCTGTACTACATTTACGTCTtgttgaaatgtaaaaaataacaaactataatttcaataaaatgctataaatgtgtaaaatataaaaaatacactggTAGCTGAACATTTGTTCCAAAATgatgtgaaaaaaatacaatccacCTCATTGAGATGAACCAGGACATGGACATTATTATATTCTGTGTGAAGAAATCAAATGATGAAAGAgttgaacaaaaataactttgcatCTAATATACGAACAAAATAGTTTTCGGGTAGAACGCTGTAGGTTTAAGCAACATCACTGCTGGATATAAGCTACTCCCACTACCAGCTATTAAGCTCAATCGTTACCGTCTCTCAAATCCCTGCAGTGgctatacataataaatattccCTAAAGATATTATGTAAACTAATCGTCTCCTCAAAGTAACCTTTGAGTCCAAAGTTGTGAAACTGTAAGATCACAACATTATACAATTTCAAATGTCACAGGTCAACTTAATAGTTCAACTATTTCCCTTCAATCTAGGGTCAAATGTAGGTTTAGTGGTACGAAGATTCACTTTAATGTCCACTAACGTTTATTTGCGTATAAGGCTTGTACGTAaccctaataaatattttttcaaaaatcagaCTGTGAAAGTACCTatagtcattaaaaaaaatctgataaaactttaatttcaataaagttgcctacatttatttcagcGTCGAATTTATTCAGATCGCATCGAGTGGGTGCCTCAAAAGCctttaaaataacaatcacaataaaatcaaaaatactgATGATATAATAACCCTGCGATCACATaggatttttgaataaataccaTCTGCTTAAAGGGCTGAGGCCCCGGGCAGATTAGCCTACAATAACTGAAGACAGACGAACGTAGGCGTCAAACAGAGCTGATTTAACAAAAAAGagaatttacattaaatatcCAGGCGAGCCTTTTCAGAcagaaagttaattattttatataagtcgGTGTATATTTTGGGCACCTACGCACTACTCTTACATAATACATTAAGACCACGTTCAAACACGACGACCCTTAGGATGTATGTTACAGACAATATATGAGATTATTGTGGGAATTATAATAATGGTATGCAGTGTAATCAACGGCTTTGCGCTAAGCCTCTAGCTTACCGAATTAAGTATATAAATCTGTGTCGTAACCACTCGTTATGCGTTCTGAATAActtatagtaaaacaataacGTATAAATGGTAATAATTCGTTGGACCATTCATTTACTACTTAGCGGATAGTTTAACTAAGTACTATAAAGGAACTTTGAGCAGGTAAGTAAAACAGTGTTCTGTCGTGAAACTCGGAACTATAAAATTCGTAGCTTCGTCACTATGCCAGTAAGTAATGTTTCCAAGTAAATGGCCGCAAAGTCGAGGGCGTTGCTGTAGTCTCCCACATTCAATGATTCATGTGAAGTTCGGCGATTCcatataaaactaaattctttTATACAAACTTCAGTAAAGTAATGCTTTTCCtagaatatgtacctacctacctaatgatgtgaataataaataagaaacagtGGGCGGAAGTCacaaaacataattaagttAGGTAGACCAtccttcaaaatattaaaagactagcttctgccaacgATATCACCTGCTTCACGAGGTAACTACTTCTCACACCGGATAAACAGCCAAGTTTCATACAGATCCATGCAcaagtttttgcgtgaaagaggaccAATTCCAACATACATATACAACCCTTCACATTTACagcttacattttatataattatattattctgtCTTACGAAAAGGCTTACCCTTAAAAATGTAAgacatttttatgaattatttaattgtacattGCTCTTGGCAACCTTTACAGACTGATTCCGGGGGTTAGTTTAGCGATCAGTGTTGTCATAATTGAACCAATTAAAGCCATTTTCACTCACCATGTGGCAATTTACTCTATGCTGCTTATACATTCaattttcgtttttcttttgatttaaattaatttcagtaggaatttattaatttactttaaaataacgaGTACGTATACTTGCGGGctatattttaaaatcggttGAATTGGCTtccaaaaacctttattttatttattggggacaaaaatagttataaattaaaattttaaaacaatgagtAACAATACAGGTAGGTAAACATATAATCCATACACATTTATTACTGTTCTCAAGTTATTACATAACCTTTTTCTTCCAAGAAATCTGTAACACAGTTATCGGATTGCATATCTAACGCATACCAAGTATAGGAGTTGTGAAGCAGGCTTGAGCTCAAGCTGGACCCGTGAGGCTACGACCCAGTTTGCCGACCTGACACAGTTTGCTGACCCATAGGACACCTGGAACCCTACCCAGTTCCAGGTCACTAACCACTTTAATATAAGTGTTGGAACGCGAATATGTTTGTGAAGATtttctttgagttattttaaattgttatgaaACGATATAACGCAAACGATTATTTTTCTCACTATTAAAATTGATTGCTTTAACAGGTAATACATAGTTACAATTGATTTAAAAAGAATGGTGTTTTgatttttgcaaaattacaTCAAGAATCGTTCAGCTATTTTCTGAACGGTTTTGTTATTGCATAATATTACTTACACCTTCTAATCACATTTTcgtgtaataatgatttttGGCCATAGCTCCtattaaatgtataataatataacttaaagCATAATAATTAGTTCCTtgacatttgaaataaataatgccgTTTGTTGCTAACTGTTTTAGCAGCGAACATTTAAGTCCAATTAAGTATAGAGTTCACATTGTTTTCCGTAAAATGTTAAAACTTTTCACGCTCACCTTCAGAACCTCAAGTATCTCcacttttgattttattttaatgaacaatAAATTGTAGAAAGTGTTTTTCtgcattatttttaatctatactaatattataaagctgaagagtttgtttgtttgtttgtttgaacgcgctaatctcaggaactactggtccgatttgaacaattctttcggtattagatagcccatttatcgaggaagataGCCTATTTAAGAggactttttatccgggttcgtgcagaggttcccacgggatgcgagtgaatccgctggcagaagctagtgtgaAATAAACCAAAACTTCTGCATTAACTACAGAGATGTATATGAACCTCaagctaatattaaaaatagcaTAGTTAAAACATAAGTTTTCGAAAAATCTTCAAGTTCAATCTACAAGCTTTTTCTCAATTAAGTAGGAGCATTTCGACTCCAAGTTTTTCTTCCTCTCTTTCATTCAATTCGCCCAGAAGATGCCTGTATAAAAAATCGAAGTTACCGAAAGGTAAACTAAGAACGTTTCCACTCAATGATCCGCACAGCCAGTAGTGGTTGTTTTTCCACTGAAGTTTTCCATTGGCCTCGAATGATTCATTGCTTTAGCGACTTGCGTACTATACCTGGTACTTAATAGTTTTCCACCACTAGACACACTCATTCGTATGACTTTAACATGTACAAGTACCTACCTCCAATTAAATGCTTATAtaaagtgaaatatattttatgaaaccaTTGCTGTTGGTCTAATATctatatttcttcttcttcttcaattaaagagcccagctcttgtcggtgcagctccttccatttacgcctatctagcgccagctcctgaacttccttatacgtcacaacattcaccttctctttaattaatatctatatttattttgggcAAAAATGGCTTTAAACCAGAATGAGTAACAGTCATCAAAATACTTGTTTTCGCTTATCGTAGACCCATATCACAATCTGATGAAAACGATAACCCATAAATGAACCGGTGCATGATCTATGACATGAAAcattatcaatattaatttaagtgGTCCGaaaatctattgttttattttttccaattcattgcgttttgtaaaaaaatgataGTATTACTGCTCAACATCCAACGAACAATCAAACTTAGTAGTAATAACCTGCATTTATCATTGTAGTTTAGTGGAACGAGACCTTGCTGTGCTGACGTATCTTATAATTCCTGAAGTCATATGCATTATTATTGGTTGCTACAGGTGACCTCATTGCATGAATCGACGTTTTGGCTTACTCACAATATTTTACCCTTTAAATAGTTAAGTGTACATTAATTACTACTAAAAGGTAGGTAGTGAAAAAggatgtaataataaatatgtaataaataaatcttattaaaaatagattgtatatttttaataaagaaatattttcctaaacaagaaaatatacgACAGCTCATTAGTTATAACATACGTAAGTACTGAACAAACCTGTAAGCCGGGTCGAGATAAcgaaaacattattaatatttgagtGACGTACAAACCCTCGAAGTGATGGCCGGTAATACTGACAATGCTGACGTAATACGTCCCTTATCTGCCActaacaatacaaaacaaatcatCTTTCATATAAATAGTAGCTTCCGagcgcggtttcacccgcgagaTAACTGCTTACCGTATCCGGATGATGACAAAACCTATGTATGTCCTTTCAcctgggtctaagctaccttGCTTTAGCGTAAACCGTTCAGCCATTTTTGAGTAGTAAGTAGtttaactaacacgactttcagCTTTCATGCCACGGCTACAGATCCGATTTCTTAATAATTCTACCTGATATTAATATCCACTGTATCTTTTTCAGAAGTGTTTCCGTGCAACAGATCATTGAACAGATATCAGTAAAATACTCTAAGTAAATGTAAAAACAACTTAAGCAAATATGTGAAAGGTATCAGAAATCAAACTTGTGATTAAAATTTTCCAATCGTCGATTGCCGAATACTGTTTCCACCCACGTTTATTTGCAATACAGGTAACGTGACCGAAACTCGCATAAAAACTCGTTGTTCTGAAAACTTATTCGTTTACAAATGAAGTAGCCTGAAAAGCTACATTTTATGTGAAGTTTGAAAGTTTCGTAAGGTTTTTCACTGCCAGGGCGGTATTGCGAGACCCGGGAGTTTGACAGGCTTCCCATAAGTTAAGGTACGCTGAAGGTATTTTCGCAGTATATCGACTGTACCACGACTGCAAGGCGCCAGGCGGGCGTCGACCTCTTGTTTGTGACGACTTCCGCTCCCAAACCTGACGATGCACTTCGAATGCACCGAATTTCACCCGATACTTCCCCCTCTCCCGACCTACCCCATGGAGGCTAGGAGTGCCGCCCGCGAGAACTTTCTGCGATCTATAATGGTTACGAAACCAAATAGTACCTAGGTATCCATATAATGATTGGTACCTACGTCAATACCTAAGCATTGAAATCATTGCAGTAACAAAATTTTTACGTgacaaatgttattttaaatctcCCGAGCTCTTTTTGcgcttttcaatttaaataagtaagaaaAGCTTTCGATGCTATAATAATCTATTTTCTATCTTTGCAGTTCCTCATATTTTCGAATATGACCTAGATTCTTAGCTCACTAGCTTAAACAGGTTCAAAATAGAGCGTCAAACCTTTGAACTTTCGACGTGTCAccaaaaataactaatatgGGTTAACCTCGGTTATTTACGTGGGAAAACATCATGTGGCTATAAAGTTCAAGCTACTATTTATATAGTAGTATTTTTAGAAGTTATAGATCTGAAAAAGACGGTAGTTTGATTTTATGGGACCAATTTGCAGAGATAATTTGAGTGAAAATACATAATCCTATTTGCACGCAAGTCGTAAAAACATGATTGAATATACTCTTATTTAAAAGAGCTAGCTTATAAAGTTACTATGTTGGGTGAATTTATTGACGAATATCGCTATGAGatacatttcattaataaaatgttcaaattgTATACTTCTAATGTTAGAGTTATCATAAAgtatgaaaacaaaacacattacATTTTCTCGCTGATCGGCGGACACTATTGTTTTtgcatatttacaaaaaatgcctTGGGGACCACGAAAAGTCCAATTATGTCTGAATATATTTATGATGCGCGTCTACCATAAAAATCACAGCGAGATAATCACTGCAGTCTTTGTGCTACTGTCATGATTGTTGTAATAAAACAGCACCATTGACAAGTTGTGTTGGGCTTGGGAATTatgactgtttgtttgtttagtagTTCAATCTATTAACCTATAAATCTTATAAACTTCTTAGGTACCCATCTTAGTGTCTAGAGCTTAcacaaattaacaataaaagtcCCGCCATTGTCCTAAAACGTCTTTACAttaacaattaaacaaaatgtttgattTCTTTCGAagtaaaaatcttttataacgAAGGCGTAGGTCGAGGAACGTTAACTACACCCACGCGGTGTTTCTTTTGCCCTTAAATATTCAGTACTTTATCTTATGAATTTCCACTGAAGTCTGAAGCGATTAAATGATAGGTATCATGTTTTTCCGCTTAAGCGCTTTAGGTAGGTAATCGTACGATCGGAAATCTGAAATTCTACGAAGTCAATTGACAGATAAATCGCCTTGAACGAGtcattatttcattcaataaaaCGAATTTTACCACTTTCTAGATATAATTATATCATGCTCTAAAGTCACATTCTGATTTCTTCTACAGGAAATCAATGGAAAATGCGTAAAATAACCGtaccataatattttttccgaatTGACATTTTTATCATGACAATGTACTCAACCTAAAACCTTTATTCGAGGCAGTTTTTACACATATAGCTTTGAGCAAATACATTTTCAACTTTGGCCTTTAATGCCAAATCAAATTGACGATGATTCCATAGCATACAATAAAAAACAGATTAATTCTATTTGATTCTATATTTCCATtctaaatattcaattatataTTTCTAGAAAAACTTTCGTTAACAAATGTTGGACGCCCACATTCAGTCTACGTTGCATATAGAACCATGTTGCCCATTAGTTTGGCTGTATAGCTATCTACCAATTATTATATTCAGTTActaagaagccagtaagtctgacaccaatcttaccaaggggttaggggcttgaggaggtcagataggcaggcgctccttgtaaaacactggtacctacacAGCTTCATCCGAccagactggaagctgactccaacatagttgggaaaaggctcgtgaGATGATGAACTACTATGTATTTCCTCTGTTCCGAGGGAAGTTATCTTGTATATAAGTATGGTTTTTAATGAGTAAAATCACAATTCAGCCAATTTACAGCCATGTTGTcagaaagaaaaatacataaacataaataaatatatttgcgtATGATGTATGAATCCAATAAGTATTTCTTTACAACGGCTTTTAAAATCACCTATCAACAAAGCGGCGACCAAAACAATAGTTATATATTGTACTTACACACGTACTTATATACGTAGTTAGAGTTGGCCAGCCGCAGACAAAGTAGTCGGCGCTCGTGTCGTCGCGAAGCTCCTTCCTCATGACGCAGTACGGTCATTACGTCCCACACGAGTTCTCCACTGGAGAACACTTACACTCGAGCACGGCTATTACTGAAGCTCTTCCACTTAATTGTCTGGCTTGCGTCATACGCATGAATGCCACCAGcctgaaaagaaaatgaatgaaGCTTTCAATGCGTACGAGAATAGCAATAAATGAAACAAGATATTTTATCCAAATAATTTTCCgaacacaaaaattaataactttcCGAAGCTTTGTACAAAACTTTCGACATCATTAAATGTTTCAATCTTAAATGAGGAGAAAACTGAAAACTATGTTATGTAGAGCACAAACTTTGATTATCCGAATTCCTAGAAATCAGCGAAGAATTCTGTTTCAGAGCTTTCAGTTGTAAAATTAGGCTAGTGTTTTATGCGTGTTTCCGTTTCATACACATACAGACCCTTACAGAGCTAAATTTAAACCAGAGTTTCAGTATACTATGTCTACACATCTACAAATATAATGCGTCCAATATCTATCTATAGGTAATTGTCGCGCCTCCCAGAACAGAAGGCATGCCACCCCTCTGCCACATTTGCTCAATCTCATCAATGTCTCATGTGGAAGCTTTAATCGAGTTTcctaaaaaaatgcattaaaatattatagagTAACCGCTTGTCAATCGTCGTCAAAGGTTCGCTGGGAGTAAAAACAGTGTCATAGCAAGATGAATAATCTGTGGGCGCGATCGATAGCAGAATGCCGCGGGTTGAGGCTAGATGGGAGGTGTTGGGTCGCCAGGCTGCCGTTGAGTTGGGGGCAAATGGGGGTGTAGGGTGGGGTGCACAGGGGGTGCTCGGGGGACGCTGTTTCATTGAGAACGTGTGGGCGGCGCGCGTGGGCGACCTGCTTATAAAGCCGGCGGGCCCTCCCCTCCTACTTGTAGTCGTGTTCAGATCGCGCCTTGACTAACATCTCACTGTGAATTATGTGCAACATGCGGCTGTCGAGCTTAAGGTaagcttcattatttattttatttttctaaataacgAATTAAATTAAGCAATAtcacaacaaatatttttgaaatgtacTAGTGTTTTCCTCCAGAATTTTTTCTTATGTCTGAAAAATTatcttgaaaattaaataacctTTGATTTAAATGTATCTTATATCAAACAAGTTTCATGAAATTAACAGTGCAAATTTTGTTTTAGGCTACTCTCAGTCTTACTTGGCTACTTAGTAGCTCAAGCAAAGGCTTACCCTATGCAGGGATGGCCAATGTACCCGCAAACCTCTAGGGAGTACCCCGATGATGAATATTACTATGCTCCCAAAGTGCAATACTTTTACGATGCACCAGCGATCAGTGTGCCTGACATGCACGCTCAGGTCCCATACCCCTATTTTTACGACCCCTATGGTCACTTCATTGCAAATGAAGCACCAAAGAGACAAGAAGAAAGACTAGCAGCGCTACCTATCGGACAAGAAACTTGGTTCGAGAGTGACACCACGCCCCGCTGGCAATCCAACGACGTTGATGACGTCAGTGCAGCCTTCCTCGACAATTTGATTCTTACACAAATGGCTCAAGACGCACAGAGGCGGCGCGAGAATGCCCGCGCAGCCTTCCCGCCTGTTGATTACGAGGAGCATGACGCCGAGGATGAAGATGTTCGAGAACTGAAGGCTTTAGCAGGAAAACCTCTGTACCATGTGCCCAAAACTGTGCCCAGGATTGACGATGATGACTACGCTTCAGACGACGGCTTCATCAACTGGAACGGAAACAAGAGAAGCGTCACTACAGCTGCCCCTGAGATTACCACCGTATCGTCGAAAGCTGGAGACAAGGAAGTCGTGATGCCCCGGCCTGCCAACAACCCGTTCAGCCACGGACACCAGAACAGTCAGAACAAAAGGAGCAACGCCTTCTACGATACTATTGTTCAGTACTTCGCGGACAAGTcagcaaacaaaaaattacaagtaaGTCAACTAAATTGCCGTAACAATGTACTTTTTTCTAAGCAACTAAAATTGTATGAttccataaaaaaagaaaaaaactttagtaGACTTCATAAAAACCCTAACCCAAGTcgataaatataaatgtttcaTTGTTTGGAAACGCACTAAGACTGTGGAAGCTCCGAAGTCTAAAAATAGCGTGGCCGGGCCGGGGGTGGCGGCCTGGCGGGTGACACAGTGGGCCCGAGGCCGGGTCAATCGGCGCCGGGGGGAACACTACTAGTGCTGAAACACCTCGCACGTCGCTATTAGCGACTCAATattctttcaattaattaatgaattgaCACCACAATTAAGATAATGTTTCTTTGTCAACAGGATCCAGCAAAAGGACGAAGAATCGAAAAACGTTTCATCGCAGACGACTCGGATCTAGTTGGGGAACTTCGAGGCCTAAAACACCGCATCGCCACTTAAACAAACACTTCAGAATTATCGCCAACAAATATGAGACTGAGTAATAAGTAGACTAAATAGTTACGCAGCGGCGACATCATGGGTTCGCGTTACGggcaaacaaaacaacaaaaaaatatattaacatttGTCACGCGTATAATGTATCCATTTCATAAAGTTTTGTCGTCCACttcgaataataagtaaatttgTGTCAATGAcgattatattacaaaaaaaagtttagaAGATCCTTTTCTATCTCTATGAACACTTCTTCCGGTAAAGAACTAGTGGTAGTTACGTTAAGCGTGAGTACGGGTGTAAATGATGGTACAAAATGTGACTATAATCTCCATTAGAACAAATGAGTCGTTGACTGAAAAATGCatgatataattataataaaagttgcTCCTTCAATTGGCAGCTATGTCGCACAATGAGTGCAATTTGTAAATATGGGTAGGTACTGATCGTCTAAGACTTGTAATTATTTAGATAGAAGTCAATACATCAAAACACTTAACGATAAGAAACATTtgaaatctattttttattttgtataaaaatgcaGGGGTATCTTACTGCTTTTTCGATTGCGAACGATAATGTCAAAGAAATTTTGTAAAACGAATTCTTCAAAATcttatttactattatttttagaaaattaggTAATCacgaaaaaatacataatattacctATTTCTTTTCATCATGTTATTGCATAATTTGGCCTATCTGgaaaacattgtattttctCTCGGGTGCTAActcattattttaagttaaacttACTAACGGTCTATGCAGACAATACCACGAAACAAACTTTTTGCAAAGCAAAAACGTACACATACTTAATATACGAATATATCTATTTATCTGTTAGGGTTAAGATTCTCTCGGAAAGCAGAGGATTACGTGATATTTTAGCTTTACTGCTTCTTATCCGAAGTTATTTAATATGGCATTTGGTCTATGAgaccgaaaaaaaaatacaaaaaaaaatctttgttacCCCTTTTCTATTtgctattttaaaacaaaacatttgctTTTGTTCGTAAAACAatcatttttgtacacacattTTCTAACATTCCTAAATTGTCCTAATTAAGAATCACCATTTATAAGATTTGATAAGTAATTGTATCTTTCAAAAGTACATATCTGTTTAAAAGTAAAGTCAAATTACTTTCCTATGTTGAAACTACACGATCCTTTAACTTAGAATAATGTTATATAATACGGCCTGTAAAGTATTACTAGTTGatgttaaacattaaaattaaattgtaaaatacaGTTAGGGTTCTGTACACATTTCGGTTTAATCTCagtaattacttttacagtctGCAAACTCGTAAAATAGTCGTTGAAGCCTAAACATTTATGATGTAGATAAACTTAATTTTGTATACTAACTTGTCCAAGCAGGTGTTTAGATACCGTTTTGCAAAGTATTGCTCAGAATATTGTCTATCTGTAGATACATAAATTGCTAtctgtgtatttgtattttgtataggCATTACTGTATTTTAatagataggtatttttttaattattgccTACTTGTAACTGAAAATGAAACTATGGATATGAATCCAGACTTTAGCGAGCTATGAAATTGTATCAATATAAACgagaaaacataattaaaatcattacgTAAATTGTACGAGCATCTTttactgcattttattttaataatacgtTCCTTACTTCCTGATAACTCCCGTAATTTACTCTCCTTCCGCTCcctaaaagaataataaaataaaggcgTAAATCTCATCACCCTGATCTGGTCGTAAGTATAAAGACACTTCACTCAGCGAGGGTCTAATAAATTAACTACAAAGCTTGTAAGAGACGGGGTATTCAGCCTGTTAGAACACTGTCATCATCgaagaaaaacattttgattcaACCTCGCATACCTGAACCATTCGACATAACAACCTAAATAGAGAACTGACGATTTTTTACCAAGTAGTCTTCCCAAATAGGTCTTTCACAGCTAGTTTAGTCTTGTTAAGATAGCGACTACAATACTTATATAAGACGTTTTCTTCCTGATCAGTTTGAGAGGAACTTATCAGCACATACATGATTAAGTACATTTCTGGTACATTAGGATACAGAATCCTACTTTAGGTTTAAAATAATACGGAAATACTTATGAGTGATAAACATACCTCATTACACACCCTAGGTTCTAGGAATAGATTCAGGATTCGGAAGTCAACGACATACtacaattttaatgtaaaagccAGATGACTGCCCTTAATGAACTGCCTATATTCCAAAATATATGGGTTTGCCAATGAATGATCACGCATTTGCTTATTTGGGCGTCTTCAGTTATGATTCTGAAAAAGGAAAGTTGAAAAATAGACATTGCCTTGTACAAGGCTGGAAAACCTACTCGTGTAGATAGATACAATATGAAGCTTA
This genomic window from Helicoverpa armigera isolate CAAS_96S chromosome 13, ASM3070526v1, whole genome shotgun sequence contains:
- the LOC110371674 gene encoding uncharacterized protein LOC110371674; translation: MCNMRLSSLRLLSVLLGYLVAQAKAYPMQGWPMYPQTSREYPDDEYYYAPKVQYFYDAPAISVPDMHAQVPYPYFYDPYGHFIANEAPKRQEERLAALPIGQETWFESDTTPRWQSNDVDDVSAAFLDNLILTQMAQDAQRRRENARAAFPPVDYEEHDAEDEDVRELKALAGKPLYHVPKTVPRIDDDDYASDDGFINWNGNKRSVTTAAPEITTVSSKAGDKEVVMPRPANNPFSHGHQNSQNKRSNAFYDTIVQYFADKSANKKLQDPAKGRRIEKRFIADDSDLVGELRGLKHRIAT